AGCAAACTCTACAATCTGCTGCTCAATTGCGGACAACTCGAGTTGACTGTCCGTGAGTTGCTGGCGGAGTTGCAGTGCGATCGAGAGGCACGTTGGAGCCGCAATCGCGAGGAGGCAATGCAGTATCTACGTGAGCTAAGCGAAGCATTTGCGGGCACACGTCCGTTGACCAAGATTGAGGCGAATCCACAGCTGCAACAATGGTTTGCCCAGGTGGCACAGCGTCTGCACAAACTGGACATTGGCAAGCCACAGAAGGCAGGTCGCCTTATCATTCAGGTGATGCAGGCGCTGGATGAGGTGCAGGAGTATCACAATCTGCATGCCAATATGCTTgtaaagcagcagctgcaggagACACGGGATCTATTGAATCGCATGGCACAGGTGAGCTTCAAACGCTGAAACGTATTTTATAGGTCTTCACACTCAAGTGTTGCTTTCTCCTACTGGTTTCTTGTGCAGCTAATCAACCTGAAGGAAGATATTGAGATTCACATACAGATGATCAGCGACTTTAGCTATGCATGGCAACTTCTGCAACGCGATTTCACTGCCATCATGCAGGATAACATCAAGCGACAGCCTCGCGCTGTTATTGGCATCCGAGCGGTATTCCTTAAGCTGGCCAGCACACTGGAGGTGCCACTCATGCGCATCAATCAGGCCAAAAGCGAGGATCTTGTGTCGGTATCCAACTATTATAGCACAGAGTTGGCAAACTTTTTGCGTCGCGTTCTTCAAATTGTGCCCGAAACAATGTTCAGCATTTTGGCCAGAATCATACAGCTGTTGACCAATGTGATCAAAGAGTTTCCCACTCGCCTGGAGAAGGAAAAGTTGCGCGAATATGCGCAATTCGAGGAACGATCCAAGGTCGCCCAATGGACCAACTCCATAGCGGTCTTTACCAAGGGCATACTCATGATGAAGACCACATTGGTCGGCGTCATCGAGCTGGATCCCAAGCAGCTGCTGGAGGATGGCATACGCAAAGAGCTGGTCAATCATCTGGCTAATGCCTACAATTTGGGCTTGATATTCATACCGGAAAAGGGCAAGACATGTGGACAATTGCTGCAGGCAAAACTGCAGGCGCTGGCCAAGACCATCGAGGGATATCGACGATCTTTCGAGTATATCGAGGACTATTTGCGTGTGCAGGGATTGCGCATATTGCTGGAGGAATCACAGCGCATCATCAACTACAATGTGGAGAAGGAATGCAATTGCTTTCTGCGCAACAAAGTCCAGGAGTGGCAATCGCACTTTCAATCCCAGACCATACCCATTCCCAACTTTCTGCCACTGCAAGGTGATCCCAGCAAGTCAAACAATTTCATTGGACGTCTCGCCCATGAGCTGTTGCGCTGTACGGAACCGCGTCAAACCATCTATTTGGATCTGAAGTGCAGCTGGTACGATAAGCGACCACCACATGCTGAGCTCCTCGCCGGCTCCAGTTTCTTTAGTGTGCTGCGCGAGGCAATGGCACCAGCTGGCCTGGTTGGACTGGAACGTCTTTATGCTCACATGTTGGCCGATGAGCTGAAGCGTAATTTGGACAAGTTACAAAAGAATCTAACTGCAGATCGCATGTGGTGCGATGCATTGGCTCAAATGACCAAAGAGCTAGAATCCCGAGACTTTCCCGGCGAGCTGGCCAAACAGCCCATCAAGTATTATCAGAGCTATACGCAGCGTTGGTTAAAGGTGTGGCCCACTCTGTTGGATTGGATGCTGTCGTTGGGCCAGAAGCAGCTACTGCGCCAGCATATTGCCAGCGAGCTGAGCTTCAGCAGCAAATGCGATGCCAAGCTGCTGGAGAACACCACGGACACATTGAATCGGTGAGTTACGagtataattttaaatcagTTCGATTTCGTGAAACGTTTTAAAGTGTCACTGCAACCAAGATTTGGAGTGCAATTTTGGATAACCTTCAAttatgcagtttttttttaagtgataCTAAATATGATTCGActgttttcaatattttgaaaactcATATTTCCCATgatcatttttttaattatttattttttgtatttttaattgatttctgAAAACGAGATAATGTTTCCTTAAAACAGAATCATTTTCTTCATTAGTACTTTGCCGTTCGTATCTTATGATTAAataatcttttatttaatgcatcTTCTACTGTAAATTATGCCTGTATGTTGTTTTAGATGTTTGGCACTTTGCCTACGGATGtcgaaaaaaacacaaatagcAAGCGAATTGTTAAAACTAAAGCCTCGATTAgtaatggaaaataaaaacattgaatttattcaaaaaataatttcaacgaTTAATGTGATTCATGGGCTAGCAACTAAAGCTGCCAAATGTAGAATTGGAATGAAGCTTTAATGATAACCTCTTCTTGGCTTTAACTTTAATCTACTTTGATAATTCAAATGGTTTATATAATCTATTATGCGACTGGGAAATACCCGCTTCCCATTTTCAACGAATGCGAAATATTCCggtaccaaattaatgtatcgaaaaaaacaaaaatatgccgaaggttattgtatttggtatatcaactTACTATTCCATCCTAGAGTACAAGACATCTAAGGTTGTAGATATAGAAAAATCGTGACTGTTGTTCTAAAAATTCGCTTgcttaattcttttttttatacccaaTACCCATAAAATGAAGTatataataactttgtgcctgcagaaaatgtatgtagcaGGCAGAAGGAGCCATCTTcgaccttataaagtatatgtatattagccatgtccgtctctCTTTCCaaatgaacacctagatctcagagaatataaatatatagagatttcatttttcaacaGCACTTATTATTCTTAACCACTTACGGGAAAAGATTgaatcataatttaaatataataatacttaaagtaTTTATGACTTATAATGCTTCGAAATTCTAATGCGATCAGATattgtatatggtatattttgcatatagtactatatcgatataccaaatatatccttcgGTATATTGCACTATTTctcagtatattatttcggtatattttaaaacattgcaaaacattgttttattgaaaatgggtagcgagtatttcacagtcgagcacactcgaaagtagctttcttgttttcGATTTGCAGAGGCGGAACAAGTGCTGTCTATCTTTTATAATGTGATACAGCGATTCATTCAGCTATAAAAGGCGAAGGCTTTGcgaaatcaaaagcaaaaaccacaATGGCATTGGAAGTCGTTATTCTGTTGATTCTCGGACTATCATCAGGAGTAAGAGCTACTGCTATTACTGGCGCGGTGCTGGCAAGGCAACAAGACGATGCTGCCACGCAGGTTGAGTGTCCCTCATTCACCTCAGCGAACAGTCCTCTCAGCCTCGAGTCCATTGTTCGTGCCATAGTCGATGGCGACTGGCAGCGTCATCGTTTGGTACTGCAGTTGGTGAAAGAAGCACGCACTTTGGAGCTGAAACGTTCCATTTACGAGACATTGTGGCTGGAGTGGAAGcagaccaaaaaaaacaacgatcCGATCAAATTACTGGACTTATATGAGCACCTCAAGCTGCAGCCGGATATTCCGGTAGATTTTCAACAAATGGTCTATCAAACTTTCATATCCCGCAGCGCTCATCTGCTTTCCGCACCTCTTCACGCTAAAAGTCGCTGCACTGATTTCCCTTTGGTCACCACTCTGCTGCAGCTCTTAACGCAAAGTCCACAGAATCTCACGAGTGCTATATTCGAGGCCGTGTTTGACAAGGTGCTCACATTCGAAACCCCATTGAGTGTGGCCCAACGTCTTGGCAACTTCAACGCTAGTTTCACACAATTAGCCACGCTCAACCTTCAGCTGATGAATCGCACTGAAGTCCAGTTGAATTCGAGTGCCCATGCTGCATTGTTGGAAAATCTTCGCCAGTTGGTGAAGCAACGGACCTTTAGCGAGGAGGTAGAGCACTCTCTGTATCTCCAAGTGTACCAACAGTTGACCTCTAGTATTTTATCCACCGCCCAAAAAGTATGTTTGCACTTGGTGAACAATACCAGAGATTTCCTATGTGAGTGCAAAAGCGGTTTAAACATGTGCATCCGAGATGTTACAAACCCAACGGCGGCCTTCAGTGTGCAGCGCACACACAGTgaagccaacaacagcacacaCTTTTCTTTCCTAAGTTTGGATTATACTCGTTATTTAGTTATAGAAGGCAACGGACAAGCGGAAGTGACCCACAACGTGTACAGTCGGGAAAATGTCTACTGGTGGCATGTGGTCCAGGTGAAAGATGGCATAGCAATCTACGATGCTCCAACTTCCAGCCGGGTGATTTGTGGTGGAGATCGAAGGCAATGGGAGGGCAATCAACATTATGCATATACTCGACGTGCCGAGAATTTTGACGACCATCGCGATGAATGCACATGGATTATCGCAGATTGCAgtgctttttaattaacaagAAAGCAAAtgttaacattttattgaatatatatcAATTTACTTAAGGAAGCAAATACCAATGGATTTTAGTACCGTATTCTCATTCTACATTTTAGTAGTTATAGGATATAACTACATACTACTACAATTATTATCTTAGGTTGTCTATTGTTTCATCCATAAGGCACAAAGAAATAATGAGAAAGCGAGTGGGTCGGAAAGATCGAGAATTGACCTGATTAAAATGAAGCACTTTATTAGCAGACTCTTTTAATAACCTGCTTTAACTCTTAGGCTGTCGTCTTTATCTTTAAGCTTTATCTCAATGTAAATTTTTAAGTTGATCTGGAGAatgtaaaattgaaaaaagtaCGCCTATTGAAGGAAtcaatttcttttgcttgcAGCGCTTTAATGCTTGAGTTGTCGAGCAACACCCAGTTGTGCGATGAGCAGGGCGTGATTATGCTCACCGAACTGCAGGAGATACTCCAATACACGGGCAACTATGAGCCACTGGAGCAGATCTTTTTGACCACCAAAAATACGCACAACATGTCGTTGTTTCTGTTCCTCTTCAGCATTGCGCACGTTGGTCGCCTGCAGCATTCAAAGAACACGGGCAGTCTGCTGCCCAAATCCTCGAAGGATGCCATCGATTGTGTACCGCTTATAATGGGATTGTTGACCATACTCCAGCAGTTCCACAAGAATGTCAAAATGCTCTACATCTCTTACATGTGCCAGTATGTGGTGACCGTGGCCGAGGCGCAGTTAACGTAAGTAATTTTCTCTTGTGAAATTTGATATAAACTGacaaatgtattgtgcatctTCTTTGGCTTAGCGACAAGGAAATGCTGGGATCGGAGGTGGTCACCATGCTGCACTTTCTCCAGGCATTTGTGCGTCTGGCGCATTTGCCACTGAGTGTCCTGGAGCAGCGTATTCCCAATATGATACTAAACGAGTTCGATTATCTCTCCACTCCTGTCAAGTGAAActtgtaaaaaaataaattgctttttaaataggaaaatacaaatttgtattattttaagttaaataaataaattgttataagCGAAGTAGATTTCCGTCTTTACAGTGATAAAAATGATatctattataataaaaatattagtaaataaaatagtacTCATTATAATTCGATCATAATGCGCTCTAACGTTTACTTTACAACTACTGAACACACAATTTAcgaaattaattgtatttcagAAATTCTGTAATTTAACTCTTATAAGTTgaagtaaaaagaaattttagaaaactttttaaagTGCTTTGCAAATGTTACGATTTTTGGTTACCAAAATATTTtgacaaataattattattattagcgctttcttttttaaacACTACTAGAATTCCTTCCTTACACAAGAGATAGTTTTCTAAATGCTTTCATCGGCTGCTTTAAATCACTTTGCCCACTCcttagaaaaaaagaaaacatcaattgattattaaatatttaaataatatacaaacaagctttaatttgtgtaaaataaatttggatACATTATTAATGAATAGACATAAATTAAATGGCCAATTGCTTGAAGATTCATGaacttattttattgcttCAATTGTTGCCAAACTTTGGTTTAAGCCAATAAAGAGAAATTGCGTTAGTGCCAAATGAATTGCACATTCGAATAACAGTAACAACAGTTGGCAGTTGGATTAGATAATCTTTGCAGCTGCCGTGCTTATGTGATAACGGTGGGTGCATTGCGTCCAGTGAACTTGGGCAGCTCTGAAATTTCCAGAGCAATATCGATGAGGGGCTTCAACATGACGCTGGCCTGTCCCAGCACATTCTCCTTCTCATAGGAGTCGATGTACAAACTGAAATAGAAAGTGTACATTATTAACTAACTGTCCAAATCGTATAAGCAAATCATGTGTATTTACCGCACGGTAGCGCCAGAGCTTCCAGTGCCACTGAGACGCATCACAATGCGACTGCCATCATCGAAGACAATGCGCAATCCCTGCTTGGTGGCCACGGACTTGTCCACGGGATCCGTGTAGCTAAAGTTATCCGCCTGCTTCACCTTATAGCTTTTGCCGCTGCTCGAGTAGTTCTTGCCCACAAATTCGGCTGCGGTAATGTTCTTCTCCATGGTGGCCATCATCTCGTTGCAGGGCTCCAGATCGCACTCTTCGTAGTCGTAACGTGTAAAATAGTTACGGCCATAGACGGACCAATGCTGCTTCAGAATATCCTCAATGCTTTTGCCCGTGTGCTGCATCACTGAGATCCATGCCAACACCGCCCAAATGCCGTCCTTTTCACGTATGTGATTGGAGCCGGTGCCAAAGCTTTCCTCGCCGCACAAACAGAGACGGCCGACGTCCATGAGATTGCCAAAGTATTTCCAGCCGGTGGGCACCTCGAAGACCTCTTTGCCCAGCTTCTTACCAACCAGATCCACAGCAGAGGCGGTGGGCATGCTGCGAGCGAATCCCTGCACGCCATTCTTTTGGAAATACGGTATGGCCTCCAAGTAGTGGGCAATAACAGCCAACGAATCGCTGGGGGTGACAAAGAACGCCTTGCTGCCAATGATCATGTTGCGATCACCGTCACCATCGAAGGCAGCACCAATATCATAATCTCCCTGGGCCACCGTATCGACCAGATCCTTGGCATACGTCAGATTTGGATCGGGATGCAGTCCACCGAAATCGGGCAGTGGTGTTGTGTGCACCACAGATGCGTCCGATGCTCCCAAACGATTCAAAAAGATCTCGCGCACATAAGCGCCAGTG
This is a stretch of genomic DNA from Drosophila albomicans strain 15112-1751.03 chromosome 3, ASM965048v2, whole genome shotgun sequence. It encodes these proteins:
- the LOC117568727 gene encoding WASH complex subunit homolog 5, with translation MSEFLSENNACGQNLLNIVSVGNSIVAEILRLKEYVPSIYRLENAGDRQKYGDIVLDFSYFKVAEAHEKKIEQSADLSDLDLETRTNHLQLITRFYLAFQSVHHYATDLQQFIEELNSGYYIQQTLETVLQDEEGKQLLCESLYLYGVILLVLDFHIPGDVRERLLIAYYRYSGGDATPSGDESNIHDVCLLLRSTGYVQTAVGAARVATSQSAAGTELKYPETYFARFKFDGNFIDLVLARLRCDDIYNQLAIYPHPMHRTTALSTQAAMLYVCLYFSPQMLHTQGAQMREIVDKFFSDNWTLSIYMGITVNLIDAWSHFKAASSAIANVVTSAAIKTLCQQQREQMQKTLQKTQEIVRDGVLDEAFVLEHANQIIVLMRQANVLLRWHCLHTSPAVFVISASGQQAAGQVHQLLLQQLQFEQSKLYNLLLNCGQLELTVRELLAELQCDREARWSRNREEAMQYLRELSEAFAGTRPLTKIEANPQLQQWFAQVAQRLHKLDIGKPQKAGRLIIQVMQALDEVQEYHNLHANMLVKQQLQETRDLLNRMAQLINLKEDIEIHIQMISDFSYAWQLLQRDFTAIMQDNIKRQPRAVIGIRAVFLKLASTLEVPLMRINQAKSEDLVSVSNYYSTELANFLRRVLQIVPETMFSILARIIQLLTNVIKEFPTRLEKEKLREYAQFEERSKVAQWTNSIAVFTKGILMMKTTLVGVIELDPKQLLEDGIRKELVNHLANAYNLGLIFIPEKGKTCGQLLQAKLQALAKTIEGYRRSFEYIEDYLRVQGLRILLEESQRIINYNVEKECNCFLRNKVQEWQSHFQSQTIPIPNFLPLQGDPSKSNNFIGRLAHELLRCTEPRQTIYLDLKCSWYDKRPPHAELLAGSSFFSVLREAMAPAGLVGLERLYAHMLADELKRNLDKLQKNLTADRMWCDALAQMTKELESRDFPGELAKQPIKYYQSYTQRWLKVWPTLLDWMLSLGQKQLLRQHIASELSFSSKCDAKLLENTTDTLNRALMLELSSNTQLCDEQGVIMLTELQEILQYTGNYEPLEQIFLTTKNTHNMSLFLFLFSIAHVGRLQHSKNTGSLLPKSSKDAIDCVPLIMGLLTILQQFHKNVKMLYISYMCQYVVTVAEAQLTDKEMLGSEVVTMLHFLQAFVRLAHLPLSVLEQRIPNMILNEFDYLSTPVK
- the LOC117569296 gene encoding phosphoglucomutase yields the protein MSLSVEIVATKPYEGQKPGTSGLRKKVKVFTQPNYTENFVQCILDANGAALAGSTLVVGGDGRYYCKEAAELIVRIAAANGVAKLLVGQNGILSTPAVSSLIRHNSALGGIVLTASHNPGGPENDFGIKFNCENGGPAPDAFTNNIYQLSTAIKDYKLVRGLQIDISKVGVSTYDVAGKPFVVEVIDSVANYVRHMEEIFDFAKLRDFVSGKSTGKPLKMRIDAMNGVTGAYVREIFLNRLGASDASVVHTTPLPDFGGLHPDPNLTYAKDLVDTVAQGDYDIGAAFDGDGDRNMIIGSKAFFVTPSDSLAVIAHYLEAIPYFQKNGVQGFARSMPTASAVDLVGKKLGKEVFEVPTGWKYFGNLMDVGRLCLCGEESFGTGSNHIREKDGIWAVLAWISVMQHTGKSIEDILKQHWSVYGRNYFTRYDYEECDLEPCNEMMATMEKNITAAEFVGKNYSSSGKSYKVKQADNFSYTDPVDKSVATKQGLRIVFDDGSRIVMRLSGTGSSGATVRLYIDSYEKENVLGQASVMLKPLIDIALEISELPKFTGRNAPTVIT